The following coding sequences lie in one Kribbella sp. NBC_00709 genomic window:
- a CDS encoding MFS transporter, with amino-acid sequence MSEEVIKADPPEGRPVDAVAEPNGHGHRNLGIALALICMAQLMVVLDGTIVNIALPHIKDALGFSNASLPWVVNAYALAFGGLLLLGGRIGDILGRRKVFVFGVVLFGLASFVGGIAQSESVLLASRILQGLAAAAASPNALALITTTFPAGKERNRAMGVYAAMSGAGAAVGLILGGALTEASWRWTFFINTPIGLLVAVLAFRFLGESARQSGKFDLPGAITGTVGLTSLVYGLTHAGSNGWGDAATLAFIFGGLALIGIFLGIEARSRHALMPFRILANRTRGVSFFVMLIVGAAMFSMFYFLGIYVQSIMGYSAIKTGLSFLPFSFGIVIAAQVASTLVARVDPRWIAGVGGVLVSAGMFGFSRLEVDSTYWTHLLPYILVLSFGMGLIFVPLTLTAVSGVAAEDSGVGSAVLNTVQQIGGAVGLALLGTISTNAIKDKFTELAPGLQKAAESGQSPDQIKQLQGQFTALATTHGFTRAFIWSAFLALGAGLITLIGLSIKHKDLANDGQSPVHVG; translated from the coding sequence ATGTCCGAAGAAGTCATCAAGGCCGATCCGCCGGAAGGCCGGCCGGTCGACGCGGTGGCCGAGCCGAACGGCCACGGTCACCGCAACCTCGGTATCGCGCTGGCGCTGATCTGCATGGCGCAGCTGATGGTGGTGCTGGACGGCACCATCGTCAACATCGCGCTGCCGCACATCAAGGACGCGCTCGGCTTCAGCAACGCGTCGCTGCCGTGGGTGGTCAACGCCTACGCGCTGGCGTTCGGCGGTCTGCTGCTGCTCGGCGGCCGGATCGGGGACATCCTCGGCCGCCGCAAGGTGTTCGTCTTCGGCGTCGTGCTGTTCGGCCTGGCGTCGTTCGTCGGTGGTATCGCCCAGAGCGAGAGCGTGCTGCTCGCCAGCCGGATCCTGCAGGGCCTCGCGGCCGCGGCGGCCTCGCCGAACGCGCTCGCGCTGATCACGACGACCTTCCCGGCCGGCAAGGAGCGCAACCGCGCCATGGGCGTGTACGCCGCGATGTCCGGTGCCGGCGCGGCCGTCGGTCTGATCCTCGGTGGTGCGCTGACCGAGGCGTCGTGGCGCTGGACCTTCTTCATCAACACGCCGATCGGCCTACTGGTCGCCGTACTGGCCTTCCGGTTCCTCGGTGAGTCGGCCCGGCAGTCCGGCAAGTTCGACCTGCCCGGCGCCATCACCGGTACGGTCGGTCTGACCTCGCTGGTCTACGGCCTGACGCACGCCGGCTCGAACGGCTGGGGCGACGCGGCGACGCTGGCCTTCATCTTCGGCGGCCTGGCGCTGATCGGGATCTTCCTCGGTATCGAGGCCCGGTCGCGGCACGCGCTGATGCCGTTCCGGATCCTCGCGAACCGGACCCGTGGGGTCAGCTTCTTCGTGATGCTGATCGTCGGCGCGGCGATGTTCTCGATGTTCTACTTCCTGGGCATCTACGTGCAGAGCATCATGGGCTACAGCGCGATCAAGACCGGTCTGTCGTTCCTGCCGTTCAGCTTCGGCATCGTGATCGCGGCTCAGGTTGCGTCGACGCTGGTGGCCCGGGTCGACCCGCGCTGGATCGCCGGTGTCGGTGGCGTGCTGGTGTCGGCCGGCATGTTCGGGTTCAGCCGGCTCGAGGTGGATTCGACGTACTGGACGCACCTGCTGCCGTACATCCTGGTGCTCTCGTTCGGGATGGGCCTGATCTTCGTGCCGCTCACGCTGACCGCGGTCAGTGGTGTCGCCGCGGAGGATTCCGGAGTGGGATCGGCGGTGCTGAACACGGTCCAGCAGATCGGTGGTGCGGTCGGCCTGGCGCTGCTGGGCACGATCTCCACCAACGCGATCAAGGACAAGTTCACCGAGCTGGCCCCGGGCCTGCAGAAGGCGGCCGAGTCCGGGCAGTCGCCGGACCAGATCAAGCAGCTGCAGGGTCAGTTCACTGCGCTGGCTACGACGCACGGTTTCACCCGGGCGTTCATCTGGTCGGCGTTCCTGGCGCTGGGCGCCGGGCTGATCACGCTGATCGGCCTGTCGATCAAGCACAAGGACCTGGCCAACGACGGCCAGAGCCCGGTCCACGTGGGCTGA
- a CDS encoding cytochrome c biogenesis CcdA family protein, with amino-acid sequence MGQWFADSMTGSMLVALPIAVLAGAISFFSPCVVPLLPGYLSYVTGLSAAELGSAKRGRMLAGTALFVAGFSAVFILTGVVFGKAGDLLIDHQTAITRVLGGLTVVLGIVFLGGFGFMQRDLRVHRVPAVGIAAAPLLGVLFGFGWTPCIGPTLGTVMTLATTEGSTGRGAALALVFSLGLGIPFIVSGLAFRRMLGAVAWVRKHQLLVIRIGGVLMIAVGLLLLTGVWDAMTADLRQWVANFGSAV; translated from the coding sequence ATGGGACAGTGGTTCGCCGACTCGATGACGGGGTCGATGCTGGTAGCACTGCCGATCGCGGTGCTCGCCGGTGCGATCTCGTTCTTCTCGCCGTGCGTCGTGCCGCTGCTGCCCGGTTACCTGTCGTACGTCACCGGCCTGTCCGCGGCCGAGCTGGGCTCGGCCAAGCGCGGCCGGATGCTCGCCGGTACGGCGTTGTTCGTGGCCGGGTTCTCCGCGGTGTTCATCCTGACCGGGGTGGTGTTCGGCAAGGCCGGTGATCTGCTGATCGATCACCAGACCGCGATCACCCGGGTGCTCGGCGGGCTGACCGTCGTCCTCGGCATCGTCTTCCTCGGCGGGTTCGGATTCATGCAGCGGGACCTGCGGGTGCACCGGGTTCCGGCGGTCGGGATCGCGGCGGCGCCGTTGCTCGGCGTACTGTTCGGATTCGGGTGGACTCCGTGTATCGGTCCGACGCTCGGGACCGTGATGACGCTGGCCACCACCGAGGGCAGCACCGGGCGCGGCGCGGCGCTGGCGCTGGTGTTCAGCCTCGGGCTGGGCATTCCGTTCATCGTCTCAGGCCTGGCGTTCCGGCGGATGCTGGGCGCGGTGGCGTGGGTCCGCAAGCACCAGCTGCTGGTGATCCGGATCGGCGGCGTACTGATGATCGCGGTAGGACTGCTGCTGCTGACGGGAGTGTGGGATGCGATGACCGCGGACCTGCGGCAGTGGGTTGCCAACTTCGGATCGGCGGTCTGA
- the resB gene encoding cytochrome c biogenesis protein ResB, which yields MTEVKDRIAAASGPEEPSGPPAMGLVGWLRWTWRQLTSMKTALVLLFLLALGAVPGSLVPQTAIDPVKVSDFLAAHKTLGPLYDKLGLFAVYKSAWFSAIYLLLFISLIGCVVPRLSVYAKGLRARPPKPPRNLNRLPGYERFEVDAPGDVLEVATRELRKRRFRVQVYDGAVGAERGYLREAGNLLFHFSLILALVGVAWGSLFGYRGTVLVVVGNGFSNTVAQYDDFTPGRAFSGDDDLPPFSLTVKDFEVKFQEDGPQKGAAREFKAQLDYQQTPDAPEQSYALQVNHPLKLDGSSVYLLGHGYAPRVTVRDGQGNVAFSGPAPFLPQDTNFSSFGVVKAPDARPMALGFEGFFLPTAVIGPDGPVSVFPDDLNPQLVMTGYYGRPQPETGKPESVYQLDKSKLTQFQQNGDKWRFQLAPGQSVALPDKAGSITFNGYSRWVKLQVSHTPGTDLALAGILLAILGLMGSLFVHPRRTWVRVRDEDGRTVVEVAGLDRGPERGLGDEIHAITTSLKPAGPSNEEQP from the coding sequence ATGACAGAGGTCAAGGACCGCATCGCCGCGGCCTCGGGCCCGGAGGAGCCGTCCGGCCCGCCGGCGATGGGGCTGGTCGGCTGGCTGCGGTGGACCTGGCGGCAGCTCACCTCGATGAAGACCGCGCTGGTGCTGCTGTTCCTGCTCGCGCTCGGCGCGGTGCCCGGCTCGCTCGTCCCGCAGACGGCGATCGACCCGGTCAAGGTCTCGGATTTCCTCGCGGCGCACAAGACGCTCGGGCCGCTCTACGACAAGCTCGGCCTGTTCGCCGTCTACAAGTCGGCCTGGTTCTCGGCGATCTACCTGCTGCTGTTCATCTCGCTGATCGGTTGCGTCGTACCCCGGCTTTCCGTGTATGCGAAGGGTTTGCGGGCCCGCCCGCCGAAGCCGCCGCGGAACCTGAACCGCCTGCCCGGGTACGAACGCTTCGAGGTCGATGCCCCCGGCGACGTTCTCGAGGTCGCGACCCGCGAGCTGCGGAAGCGGCGGTTCCGGGTCCAGGTGTACGACGGCGCGGTCGGCGCGGAGCGTGGTTATCTGCGCGAGGCGGGCAACCTGCTCTTCCACTTCTCGTTGATCCTGGCGCTGGTCGGCGTCGCATGGGGCTCGCTGTTCGGCTACCGCGGCACGGTACTGGTTGTCGTGGGCAACGGTTTCTCGAACACGGTCGCGCAGTACGACGACTTCACGCCGGGGCGCGCGTTCAGCGGTGACGACGACCTGCCGCCGTTCTCGCTGACCGTCAAGGACTTCGAGGTGAAGTTCCAGGAGGACGGTCCGCAGAAGGGTGCGGCGCGCGAGTTCAAGGCGCAGCTCGACTACCAGCAGACGCCGGACGCGCCCGAGCAGTCGTACGCGCTGCAGGTCAACCACCCGCTGAAACTGGACGGCAGCAGCGTCTACCTGCTCGGCCACGGATACGCGCCGCGCGTGACGGTTCGCGACGGTCAGGGCAACGTGGCGTTCTCCGGGCCGGCGCCGTTCCTGCCGCAGGACACGAACTTCTCGTCGTTCGGCGTGGTCAAGGCGCCGGACGCGCGGCCGATGGCGCTGGGCTTCGAAGGGTTCTTCCTGCCGACCGCGGTGATCGGCCCGGACGGTCCGGTGTCGGTGTTCCCCGACGACCTGAACCCGCAGCTGGTGATGACCGGGTACTACGGCCGGCCGCAGCCCGAGACCGGGAAGCCGGAGTCGGTGTACCAGCTGGACAAGTCGAAGCTGACGCAGTTCCAGCAGAACGGCGACAAGTGGCGGTTCCAGCTCGCGCCCGGGCAGAGCGTCGCGCTGCCGGACAAGGCCGGCTCGATCACGTTCAACGGGTACAGCCGGTGGGTGAAGCTGCAGGTCAGCCACACGCCGGGCACGGATCTCGCGCTGGCCGGCATCCTGCTCGCGATCCTCGGCCTGATGGGTTCGCTGTTCGTGCATCCGCGCCGTACCTGGGTGCGGGTCCGCGACGAGGACGGGCGTACCGTTGTCGAGGTCGCCGGTCTCGACCGCGGGCCTGAACGCGGCCTCGGCGATGAGATCCACGCAATTACCACGAGTCTCAAACCCGCCGGCCCGAGCAACGAGGAGCAGCCATGA
- a CDS encoding DUF4229 domain-containing protein — protein MKEFAIYTGLRAVLFAVCFAVLWFALNNWLTIFPLLLVALILSSILSIFVLRAARERLAGKIETRAANISQRLEQARTAEDDD, from the coding sequence ATGAAGGAGTTCGCGATCTACACCGGTCTGCGGGCGGTCCTGTTCGCCGTCTGCTTCGCGGTGCTCTGGTTCGCCCTGAACAACTGGCTGACGATCTTCCCGCTGCTCCTGGTCGCGCTGATCCTGTCGTCGATCCTGTCGATCTTCGTCCTCCGCGCCGCCCGTGAACGGCTGGCCGGCAAGATCGAGACCCGCGCCGCGAACATCTCGCAGCGCCTCGAGCAGGCCCGCACCGCCGAAGACGACGACTGA
- the ccsB gene encoding c-type cytochrome biogenesis protein CcsB, translated as MSGETYAQVSNLLIPTATVIYVLALISHAMEWALGRASVAKVEVKEQVLVASGGEQTTAEVDEPSAPASSERLDAASRIGLLLTWLGFVLHLGGVVTRGLAAGRVPWGNMYEFSITASLAVAIVYLIFVQKYKLQYLGLGVTFVIAAVLGLASLALYTPAGPLVPALHSYWLVIHVSSAAISGGAFTVGGLVSVLYLVKARAERKVLAGGTMSASLRRLPSAEAMDGTAYKVLAFAFPLWTFGVLVAGPIWAEHAWGRYWGWDPKEVWSLVTWVVYAAYLHARATAGWRGRRAAIIAIVGWVVFIFNFVGVNLLVSGLHSYAGV; from the coding sequence ATGAGCGGGGAGACCTACGCACAAGTCTCCAACCTGCTGATTCCGACCGCCACGGTGATCTACGTCCTGGCCCTCATCTCGCACGCCATGGAATGGGCCCTGGGCCGCGCTTCGGTGGCCAAGGTCGAGGTGAAGGAGCAGGTGCTGGTCGCTTCTGGCGGTGAGCAGACGACTGCTGAGGTCGACGAACCGTCTGCCCCCGCATCGAGCGAGCGTCTGGACGCGGCGAGCCGGATCGGATTGCTGCTGACCTGGCTCGGCTTCGTGCTGCACCTCGGCGGTGTTGTCACCCGGGGGCTCGCGGCCGGCCGGGTGCCGTGGGGAAACATGTACGAGTTCTCCATCACGGCGTCGCTCGCGGTGGCGATCGTCTACCTGATCTTCGTGCAGAAGTACAAGCTGCAGTACCTCGGGCTCGGCGTGACCTTCGTGATCGCCGCCGTACTGGGGCTGGCCTCGCTGGCGCTCTACACGCCGGCCGGTCCGCTCGTCCCGGCACTGCACTCGTACTGGCTGGTCATCCACGTCTCCTCGGCCGCAATCTCCGGTGGTGCGTTCACTGTCGGCGGCCTCGTCTCCGTGCTGTACCTGGTGAAGGCCCGCGCCGAGCGGAAGGTCCTCGCCGGCGGCACGATGTCCGCCTCGCTGCGCCGGCTGCCGAGCGCCGAGGCGATGGACGGTACGGCGTACAAGGTGCTCGCGTTCGCGTTCCCGCTGTGGACCTTCGGTGTCCTGGTGGCCGGTCCGATCTGGGCCGAGCACGCCTGGGGCCGGTACTGGGGCTGGGACCCCAAGGAGGTCTGGTCGCTGGTGACCTGGGTGGTGTACGCCGCCTACCTGCACGCCCGCGCGACCGCCGGCTGGCGGGGCCGCCGGGCCGCGATCATCGCGATCGTCGGCTGGGTCGTGTTCATCTTCAACTTCGTCGGCGTGAACCTGTTGGTCTCCGGCCTGCACTCCTACGCTGGGGTGTGA
- a CDS encoding GNAT family N-acetyltransferase, with the protein MIEIEAVGPDDWKAWRELRLAALEEAAFAFGSQLADWVDATEERWRERLSAPGAYQVIATIDGTPVGMAGGFPEGEAAAELVSMWVAPAGRGKGVGNALMTAIEDWARGIGATVLELSVVPGNDPAHDLYERHGYVDTEELGDLMADGVGREIVMRKQL; encoded by the coding sequence GTGATCGAGATAGAAGCGGTTGGCCCGGACGACTGGAAGGCCTGGCGTGAACTGCGCCTCGCCGCGCTCGAGGAGGCGGCGTTCGCCTTCGGTTCGCAGCTCGCGGACTGGGTGGACGCCACCGAGGAACGCTGGCGGGAGCGGCTCTCCGCCCCCGGCGCGTACCAGGTGATCGCCACGATCGACGGTACGCCGGTGGGCATGGCCGGCGGGTTCCCGGAAGGCGAGGCGGCAGCTGAGCTGGTGTCGATGTGGGTCGCTCCGGCCGGCCGCGGCAAGGGCGTCGGCAACGCGCTGATGACCGCGATCGAGGACTGGGCCCGCGGCATCGGCGCCACCGTCCTCGAGCTGTCCGTTGTCCCCGGCAACGATCCCGCGCACGACCTCTACGAACGCCACGGGTACGTCGACACCGAGGAGCTCGGCGATCTGATGGCGGACGGCGTAGGCCGCGAAATCGTGATGCGCAAGCAGCTGTAG
- a CDS encoding TetR-like C-terminal domain-containing protein — protein MDAAGVRQRPRVEGGREDEILDATVAVVAELGYDRLTMDAVATAAKASKATLYRRWSTKAELVVDAISRAKGCPMPEEVDTGSLRGDLISMACGAGGFTDELPMSVIAGLLTALHRDPELQKAFRERFLAPRQALTNKVYERAVERGEIAPDVDVDLLSVTLPAVIIHHAYILGVEPTDDLILRVIDNVILPAARGSQVS, from the coding sequence GTGGATGCAGCAGGCGTACGGCAGCGGCCGCGGGTCGAAGGCGGTCGCGAGGACGAGATCCTCGATGCGACCGTTGCGGTGGTGGCCGAGCTCGGCTACGACCGGCTGACGATGGATGCGGTGGCGACGGCGGCCAAAGCCAGCAAGGCCACGCTGTACCGGCGCTGGTCCACCAAGGCCGAGCTGGTCGTGGACGCGATCAGCCGGGCCAAGGGCTGCCCGATGCCGGAAGAGGTCGACACCGGCAGCCTGCGCGGCGACCTGATCTCGATGGCGTGCGGCGCCGGTGGTTTCACCGACGAGCTGCCGATGTCGGTGATCGCCGGTCTGCTGACCGCGCTGCACCGTGACCCCGAGCTGCAGAAGGCCTTCCGTGAGCGCTTCCTGGCGCCCCGGCAGGCCCTGACCAACAAGGTGTACGAGCGTGCCGTCGAGCGCGGTGAGATCGCGCCGGACGTCGACGTCGACCTGCTGTCGGTGACGCTGCCCGCGGTGATCATCCACCACGCCTACATCCTCGGCGTCGAGCCGACGGACGACCTGATCCTTCGAGTGATCGACAACGTGATCCTGCCTGCGGCGCGGGGGTCGCAGGTGAGCTGA